One genomic region from candidate division KSB1 bacterium encodes:
- a CDS encoding DNA-binding protein produces the protein MQNKTTLMIFGGLILFIGIVILSVYSLNHKTSLDPMPQSNNTQKYSNIKALAIRLAPFQDLRKSLDSLVNLHQIEAGCILSCAGSLRQAAIRFANQDEATFLNEKFEIVSLSGTLSKNGSHLHIAISDSTGKTIGGHLMEGCLIYTTAEIMIGILPELKFVREHDPKSGYRELVIYRK, from the coding sequence ATGCAAAACAAAACGACTTTAATGATTTTCGGAGGTCTGATTTTATTTATTGGAATTGTGATCCTTTCCGTTTATTCCCTTAATCATAAAACTTCTCTGGATCCAATGCCCCAATCCAATAACACTCAAAAATACTCCAACATCAAAGCCCTGGCGATTCGGCTGGCGCCATTTCAGGATTTGCGGAAAAGCCTGGATAGCCTGGTCAACCTGCATCAAATTGAAGCGGGCTGCATTCTCTCCTGTGCTGGCAGTCTGCGCCAGGCCGCCATCCGCTTTGCTAATCAAGATGAAGCGACATTCCTCAATGAAAAATTCGAGATCGTTTCGCTATCGGGCACGCTCTCGAAAAACGGCTCGCATTTGCACATTGCGATTTCCGATAGCACGGGCAAAACCATCGGCGGGCATTTGATGGAGGGCTGTCTGATTTATACCACTGCGGAGATTATGATTGGGATTTTGCCTGAGCTGAAATTTGTGCGGGAGCATGATCCAAAGTCGGGATATCGGGAGTTGGTCATTTATCGAAAGTAA
- a CDS encoding DUF5343 domain-containing protein, with protein MADFPYTSVTGKLKSFFEKIGQLGVPDTVDKKWIGSIGMKASNDPTIIPVLKFIGFIDQSGKPTDRWKNYRDKTRSRIVLAEAILDGYAELFKTYPDAHRRKKRN; from the coding sequence ATGGCCGATTTCCCTTATACATCTGTGACAGGAAAATTAAAGTCCTTTTTTGAAAAAATTGGACAATTAGGTGTACCTGACACGGTCGACAAAAAATGGATTGGATCAATCGGAATGAAAGCCTCAAATGATCCTACCATCATTCCAGTGCTTAAGTTTATTGGCTTTATTGACCAATCTGGCAAACCTACTGACAGATGGAAAAACTATCGTGATAAAACTCGTTCAAGAATCGTTTTAGCAGAGGCTATTCTTGATGGCTATGCTGAGCTTTTCAAAACCTACCCTGATGCTCATCGCCGAAAGAAGAGGAATTAA
- a CDS encoding Uma2 family endonuclease produces the protein MSIQPKRRLTPEEYLEIERQAEYKSEYFNGEMFAFAGATREHNLIAGNIYSNLHQQLRKKTCEVYPSDMRVKVTATGLYTYPDVVIVCGKPQFEDEKEDILLNPIVIIEVLSPTTENYDRGIKFTHYRTISSLTDYILVAQDNIHVEHYVRQSDRSWLFSEYKSADEKIQIESIGCELLVAEIYEKVEFEGESKSSAKI, from the coding sequence ATGTCGATTCAACCTAAACGACGCTTAACGCCAGAGGAATACCTGGAAATTGAGCGACAGGCTGAATATAAAAGCGAGTACTTTAATGGCGAGATGTTTGCCTTTGCAGGTGCCACTCGGGAACACAATCTGATTGCTGGGAATATTTATTCTAACTTGCATCAGCAACTCCGAAAAAAAACCTGTGAGGTATATCCCAGTGACATGCGGGTGAAGGTCACTGCAACAGGATTGTACACTTATCCTGATGTGGTCATCGTATGCGGAAAACCTCAATTTGAAGATGAGAAAGAAGACATTTTATTAAATCCCATTGTGATTATCGAAGTCTTATCCCCGACCACAGAAAACTATGATCGAGGAATCAAGTTCACACACTATCGAACAATTAGCTCGTTAACAGATTATATTCTCGTCGCTCAAGATAACATCCATGTTGAGCATTATGTCCGACAGTCCGATCGCTCGTGGCTCTTTTCGGAATACAAATCGGCTGACGAGAAAATTCAGATCGAATCTATTGGGTGTGAACTTTTAGTGGCGGAGATTTATGAAAAGGTAGAATTTGAAGGCGAAAGCAAAAGCTCTGCCAAAATTTGA
- a CDS encoding fatty acid desaturase: MKKSNPSNSMKCLLIVFTLLALWAASLIFLLTRNLSELNPWLIPLAILWQTFLYTGLFITAHDAMHGAVFPGNRKINDAIGTFVVFVYALFSYKNLLTKHWDHHKYPASPQDPDFHDGVHESFFQWYVHFIRNYITWKQIVGMAILFNVLLHLFHIPIPNLLLFWVAPSLLSTFQLFYFGTFLPHRETVEGYKDKHRARSVRMPVFLSLLTCYHFGGFHWEHHAHPNVAWWNLPVTRMK; this comes from the coding sequence ATGAAAAAATCCAATCCGTCAAATTCAATGAAATGCTTGCTCATTGTATTTACCCTCCTCGCCCTCTGGGCAGCCAGCTTAATATTTCTGCTCACCAGAAACCTGTCCGAACTTAATCCCTGGCTGATTCCCCTCGCCATCCTCTGGCAGACATTCCTCTACACAGGCCTGTTCATCACCGCTCACGATGCCATGCACGGCGCTGTATTTCCTGGCAATCGAAAAATAAATGATGCGATTGGCACGTTCGTCGTGTTTGTCTATGCCCTGTTTTCATATAAAAATTTATTGACCAAGCACTGGGATCATCACAAGTACCCAGCCAGTCCCCAGGATCCCGATTTTCACGATGGGGTGCATGAAAGTTTCTTCCAGTGGTATGTGCATTTTATCCGAAATTACATCACCTGGAAGCAGATCGTGGGCATGGCGATTCTGTTCAACGTATTGCTGCATTTGTTTCACATTCCCATTCCCAATTTGCTGCTGTTCTGGGTGGCGCCTTCGCTATTGAGTACCTTCCAGCTTTTCTATTTCGGAACATTTCTGCCGCATCGGGAGACAGTGGAAGGCTACAAAGATAAACATCGGGCACGGAGTGTGCGAATGCCCGTCTTCTTGTCATTGCTCACCTGCTATCATTTTGGCGGCTTTCATTGGGAGCATCACGCTCATCCGAATGTGGCGTGGTGGAATTTGCCAGTGACCAGAATGAAATAA
- a CDS encoding type II toxin-antitoxin system MqsA family antitoxin: MLNKSNERNEKIKCDNCGAAGVIEKRITRIYGRGQDALVIENVPIIVCPHCGVSYLEAKTLHEIERIKLQRKSVASQRTMDVVAFAL; the protein is encoded by the coding sequence ATGCTTAATAAATCAAACGAACGTAATGAAAAAATAAAGTGCGATAATTGCGGTGCTGCGGGAGTGATAGAGAAACGTATTACGAGAATTTACGGCCGAGGCCAGGATGCACTCGTAATTGAAAATGTGCCTATCATTGTGTGCCCGCATTGTGGAGTAAGCTATCTAGAAGCAAAAACTTTGCACGAAATTGAACGCATTAAGCTGCAACGTAAGAGTGTTGCCAGCCAGAGGACAATGGATGTTGTGGCTTTTGCGTTGTAA
- a CDS encoding carotenoid biosynthesis protein, whose protein sequence is MKKLKSYSTTIAIAALYFFLFAGGLWHVLGVFQTLMRLLAAPLLIALSIIAFAVIFKILPDQQSRWRLLGWSMLVIIASFWIEWLGVKTGKIFGNYAYGETLQPILLGVPIAIGFAWLCMLLTSTAVVQRILPKFSSYHFILQAISISLLMVLFDIVMEPAAMKLGYWTWLGDSIPIQNFIAWFMISFIFAIIGLRLRLFQAKLPAIVFHAYFAQLVYFGMVILK, encoded by the coding sequence ATGAAAAAATTAAAATCCTATTCAACCACAATTGCTATTGCCGCCCTCTACTTCTTCCTCTTCGCTGGCGGACTCTGGCACGTGCTGGGCGTGTTTCAAACGCTGATGCGCCTCCTGGCGGCGCCGTTGCTGATTGCCCTGTCGATCATCGCTTTTGCTGTTATTTTTAAAATTTTGCCTGATCAACAATCCAGGTGGCGATTGCTTGGCTGGTCGATGCTGGTGATTATCGCCAGTTTCTGGATTGAGTGGCTCGGTGTGAAAACTGGCAAAATTTTTGGAAATTATGCCTATGGCGAGACGTTGCAGCCGATCCTGTTAGGCGTGCCCATTGCCATCGGCTTTGCCTGGCTCTGCATGTTGCTCACCTCCACCGCCGTGGTGCAGCGAATTCTGCCCAAATTTTCCAGCTATCATTTTATCTTGCAAGCCATCAGCATCAGCCTGCTCATGGTGCTGTTTGACATCGTGATGGAGCCAGCGGCCATGAAATTGGGATACTGGACCTGGCTGGGCGACTCGATCCCAATTCAGAATTTTATCGCCTGGTTTATGATCAGTTTTATTTTTGCCATCATTGGCTTGCGACTCCGATTGTTCCAAGCAAAACTGCCCGCCATTGTGTTTCATGCCTACTTTGCCCAGCTTGTTTATTTTGGGATGGTGATTTTGAAATAG
- a CDS encoding carotenoid oxygenase family protein, which produces MSKIYDLGLTKTKSEFTNQDLPVTGKIPGWLKGTLFRNGPGTFELAHEKYRHWFDGLAMLHKFVIAEGKVKYSNKFLNCAAYDEAMATGLVRYSEFATDPSRSRLGKIFAVFDQRITDSAKVNLAKIAGKYLALGETSKQLEFDPKTMKALGVFYYEKKYKQHITTVHPQFDLNENMVYQLITRFSRVSHYRFVRISPDGRTKVVGEIPVSKPAYMHSFGLSPNYLILTEYPLVVQPLALLFQIKPFIENFKWQPKRGTVFHIMERASGKVIAQIKTDPFFAFHHINAFEQGDELVVDMNGYPDAEVIKAFYLDRMKTPDYEIPFGDLRRYRINLKTKTIRQEILSDECLELSNFDYQRYQFDGNYRFVYGVSINKNKRQGFYNQLVKFDLKGGQTKIWFEEHSYPGEPIFVGMPYRTREDDGVLLSVILDERTERSYLLILDAESMQEIARAEVPQPILFGYHGAFWGQIF; this is translated from the coding sequence ATGTCAAAAATTTACGATCTGGGCCTGACGAAAACCAAATCCGAATTCACAAATCAGGATTTGCCAGTCACAGGCAAAATCCCAGGTTGGCTGAAGGGCACCCTGTTCCGCAATGGTCCTGGGACGTTCGAGCTGGCACATGAAAAATATCGCCATTGGTTCGATGGCCTGGCCATGCTGCATAAATTTGTTATTGCCGAAGGCAAGGTGAAATATTCAAATAAATTTCTCAACTGTGCTGCCTACGATGAAGCCATGGCAACAGGACTGGTGCGCTATTCGGAATTCGCCACCGATCCAAGCCGCTCTCGATTGGGTAAAATTTTTGCTGTGTTCGATCAACGAATCACCGATAGCGCCAAAGTCAATCTGGCTAAAATTGCGGGCAAATACCTGGCACTGGGCGAGACATCGAAGCAGCTCGAATTCGATCCGAAGACGATGAAGGCGCTGGGCGTTTTTTATTATGAGAAAAAGTACAAGCAACACATCACCACGGTCCATCCGCAGTTTGATCTCAATGAAAATATGGTTTATCAATTGATCACCCGATTCAGTCGGGTGAGCCATTATCGTTTCGTGCGGATTTCTCCTGACGGGCGGACCAAGGTCGTGGGCGAAATTCCCGTCAGCAAGCCAGCCTACATGCACAGCTTCGGTTTGAGCCCAAACTACTTGATTTTGACTGAATATCCACTGGTGGTGCAACCGCTGGCGCTGCTGTTTCAGATCAAGCCGTTCATCGAAAATTTCAAATGGCAGCCGAAGCGGGGCACCGTGTTTCACATCATGGAGCGGGCCTCGGGCAAAGTGATCGCCCAAATCAAAACCGATCCGTTTTTCGCCTTTCATCATATCAACGCCTTCGAACAGGGCGATGAATTGGTGGTGGATATGAACGGTTATCCCGATGCCGAGGTGATCAAAGCGTTCTACCTCGATCGAATGAAAACCCCAGATTATGAAATCCCATTCGGTGATCTGCGGCGCTACCGCATCAATCTGAAAACCAAAACGATTCGCCAGGAAATCCTATCCGATGAATGCCTGGAGCTGAGCAACTTCGATTATCAGCGTTATCAATTTGATGGCAATTATCGGTTTGTCTATGGCGTGAGTATCAATAAAAACAAGCGCCAGGGGTTTTACAATCAACTGGTGAAATTCGATCTCAAGGGCGGCCAGACGAAAATCTGGTTTGAAGAGCATAGTTATCCAGGCGAGCCGATTTTTGTCGGCATGCCCTATCGGACCCGAGAGGACGATGGTGTTCTTTTGTCTGTCATTCTTGATGAACGGACTGAGCGATCGTACCTATTGATACTTGATGCGGAATCGATGCAAGAGATCGCCCGTGCTGAAGTACCACAGCCGATTCTATTCGGATATCATGGAGCATTTTGGGGTCAAATATTTTGA
- a CDS encoding hydroxymethylglutaryl-CoA reductase, degradative, whose product METTVKTHKPTLKFETNGRTSRIPGFYKLDLAQRLDKLDEWIKLTRNEKFILKRETLTPELADIMIENAIGVFGLPLGIAVNLRLNEKDYLLPMAIEESSVVAAASNAARLIRENGTMVGQATEPIMVSQIQITDVADPEAAKQKILENKERLLSVANQNDFTIVRLGGGARDIEVEIIDTLSGSMVIANLLVDCRDAMGANIVNTMAENLGPIIAELVNGTVICQIVSNLSDRRMVKVKFELNNVDCLARAGFSGREAAERLVKAYHFAEADPHRAATHNKGVMNGIDGVLIATGNDWRAVEAGVHAYAARDGRYKPVTKFYFNEIGHLCGEIEIPMAIGIVGGITKIHPGVKILLKIMNVETASELAQVIGAAGLIQNFAAIWTLATEGIQKGHMTLHAKNVAVFAGALGELAIKVANQMAHEGRVRFDRAKELIKQFMIKEQCEDPRHKDDKECKDPELLKLLDDKKKN is encoded by the coding sequence ATGGAAACGACAGTGAAAACTCATAAACCGACTTTAAAATTTGAGACAAATGGACGGACTTCTCGTATTCCTGGTTTCTACAAGCTCGATCTGGCGCAGCGATTGGATAAATTGGACGAATGGATAAAGCTGACTCGAAATGAAAAATTCATCTTGAAGCGGGAAACGTTGACGCCCGAATTGGCCGATATCATGATCGAAAATGCCATCGGTGTGTTTGGTCTGCCGCTGGGAATTGCGGTGAATTTGCGGCTCAATGAAAAGGATTATCTGTTGCCCATGGCCATTGAGGAATCCTCGGTGGTCGCAGCAGCCAGCAACGCCGCCCGATTGATTCGGGAGAACGGCACCATGGTTGGCCAGGCCACCGAGCCGATCATGGTTAGCCAGATCCAAATCACCGATGTGGCAGATCCTGAAGCGGCAAAGCAGAAAATATTGGAGAACAAAGAGCGATTGCTTAGCGTGGCCAATCAAAACGATTTCACCATCGTCCGACTTGGCGGCGGCGCACGGGATATCGAAGTCGAAATTATCGATACGCTCAGCGGTTCGATGGTCATCGCCAACCTGCTGGTGGATTGTCGGGACGCCATGGGCGCTAATATCGTCAATACCATGGCTGAAAATTTGGGCCCGATCATTGCTGAGCTGGTGAACGGTACGGTCATCTGCCAGATCGTCTCGAATCTATCGGATCGGCGGATGGTGAAAGTCAAGTTTGAGCTGAACAATGTCGATTGCCTGGCACGGGCGGGATTCAGTGGGAGAGAGGCCGCAGAACGACTGGTCAAAGCTTATCACTTCGCCGAGGCCGATCCCCATCGAGCGGCCACGCACAACAAAGGCGTGATGAACGGCATCGATGGTGTGCTGATCGCTACAGGCAATGACTGGCGAGCCGTAGAGGCAGGTGTTCATGCGTACGCTGCCCGAGACGGCCGATACAAGCCAGTGACCAAATTTTATTTTAATGAAATTGGTCATCTCTGTGGGGAAATCGAAATCCCCATGGCCATTGGCATCGTGGGAGGGATCACCAAAATACATCCTGGCGTAAAAATTTTGCTGAAGATCATGAATGTGGAAACCGCATCGGAATTGGCTCAGGTGATCGGGGCTGCGGGGTTGATCCAGAATTTCGCTGCCATCTGGACGCTGGCCACTGAGGGCATCCAGAAGGGACACATGACGCTGCACGCCAAGAACGTGGCGGTTTTTGCTGGTGCATTGGGCGAATTGGCCATCAAGGTCGCTAATCAAATGGCCCATGAGGGACGGGTTCGTTTCGATCGGGCCAAAGAATTGATTAAGCAATTTATGATTAAAGAACAGTGTGAAGATCCCAGGCACAAAGATGATAAAGAATGCAAAGACCCTGAGCTGCTGAAGCTGCTGGATGATAAAAAGAAAAATTGA
- a CDS encoding DUF4258 domain-containing protein yields the protein MFDNILQRMRNKIRTGDYVITLHADEELAAEDLSVFDVERCILTGKIVERQKDRQTNETKYRILGFAVNENLMEVIAKLGPTGRLFIITAYSL from the coding sequence TTGTTCGATAACATCCTGCAACGAATGCGCAACAAGATTCGTACTGGAGACTACGTTATAACCCTTCACGCAGATGAAGAATTAGCTGCGGAGGATTTAAGTGTTTTCGATGTCGAAAGATGTATCCTGACAGGGAAAATTGTCGAGCGCCAAAAAGATCGTCAGACCAATGAAACAAAATATCGCATTCTTGGATTTGCGGTTAACGAAAATTTAATGGAAGTTATAGCTAAGCTTGGGCCCACAGGACGATTGTTTATTATCACAGCATATTCACTTTAA
- a CDS encoding DUF3343 domain-containing protein, with translation MTPSPYAVILVYSTNHAMRIERLLNQQHIECKLIPVPRQLSSDCGVCVRFQRADREKIVNCLNGAGIEVQGIFEI, from the coding sequence ATGACCCCATCCCCCTACGCCGTCATTCTGGTCTATTCCACCAACCACGCCATGCGCATCGAGCGATTGTTGAATCAGCAACATATCGAATGCAAATTGATCCCCGTTCCCCGTCAACTCAGCTCGGATTGCGGGGTGTGCGTGCGGTTTCAGCGAGCGGATCGAGAAAAAATTGTGAACTGCCTGAATGGTGCTGGGATTGAAGTTCAGGGGATTTTTGAGATTTGA
- a CDS encoding Uma2 family endonuclease: MSIQPKRRLTPEEYLEIERKAEYKSEYFNGEMFAFAGASFKHNTIIINLILHLGPEVRKRKCNIHSNDMRIKVSATGLYTYPDVFIVCNKPQFEDEHEDIILNPIVIIEVLSPSTENYDRGTKFAHYRTINSLSDYILVAQDKIHVEHYARQSDSSWLLTEYGSILDKFQIESVGCELSVAKIYENLEIENR, encoded by the coding sequence ATGTCTATTCAACCGAAAAGACGGTTGACACCAGAAGAATATCTGGAAATTGAACGAAAGGCTGAATATAAAAGCGAGTACTTCAATGGAGAGATGTTTGCCTTTGCTGGTGCTAGCTTTAAGCATAATACAATTATTATAAATTTAATATTGCATTTGGGCCCTGAGGTAAGAAAGCGCAAATGCAATATCCATTCTAATGATATGCGAATCAAAGTCAGTGCCACAGGTTTATATACTTATCCTGATGTCTTCATCGTTTGTAATAAACCTCAATTTGAAGATGAGCATGAAGATATAATACTCAATCCCATTGTGATTATCGAAGTTCTATCTCCTTCCACTGAAAATTATGATCGAGGTACAAAGTTTGCCCATTATCGAACGATTAATTCATTATCGGATTATATTCTCGTGGCTCAAGACAAAATCCATGTCGAACATTACGCCAGGCAGTCAGATAGCTCATGGCTGCTAACAGAGTATGGTTCCATTCTTGATAAATTTCAAATTGAGTCTGTTGGTTGTGAGTTATCAGTGGCAAAGATTTATGAAAATTTAGAGATCGAAAACCGCTAA
- a CDS encoding TonB-dependent receptor, translating into MKYIITSILILFIIHPSFADQKPGSITGKVVDKKNLQPLVGANVVIDGTNKGAATDLKGNFVIERLQPGSYNLTIFYLGYITVKKSNVIVNPNRSTVLEVQMEETALEVESVEVTASYFQKAKEAVVSTRSMDFEEIRRSPGDLVDIQRAVQALPAVVSGSDQINEIIIRGGYPGENLFLMDNIEIPNPNHFAIQGAGGGPINMLNSYMVRNIDFYAGAFSAKYGDKASSVMDISLRDGSTERFRAEGSLGMAGVGVLAEGPIGSSGSSFIFSARKSYLDLIISSTGLTAVPHYYNLQGKMTLNINPQNTVFINSVYGNDNINIEEGDKAGYGRGAENVDTKNSTYVLGLTWRSFWAKNFYSLVTASGVRNNFFVDVYERPAPKIRDIYFTNNSTESEYTLKSDFVLQAHKNLELNFGASLKRVQFDYDIWDEADTLFVYDYLGPNPKAIIDTFQIYPELRINRNIGSYKGALYAQASLDFLKHFRLTSGVRYDYFDYNQFSSVSPRLGFSYFVNPKLTLNLAYGKHYQSPAYIELAANPLNKDLKNKFTDQYIAGVEYLFRDDIKLVVEAYYKKYSDVPMNKTLTTVDPFDYNDQRYVNAGTAESKGFELFFQKKITTGFSAIVSYAHSISQATDPRFNTKYNWDYDYRNVLTLITGYKKNLQNKLWFVNMKHKAWFKALSWLPFFPADEVELSGKFRYLGGRPFTAPVYYPHLRKWVVTEQQQLNAERFPAYHRLDFRIDRRFIFDTWNLVIFFDLVNIYNRDNIWDYNYNDDGTRERVLQYKTLPVGGVSVEF; encoded by the coding sequence ATGAAATACATCATCACATCCATCTTAATTTTATTCATCATCCATCCATCTTTCGCCGATCAAAAGCCAGGCAGCATCACAGGCAAGGTGGTGGACAAGAAAAATTTGCAGCCATTGGTCGGCGCTAACGTGGTCATCGATGGCACTAACAAGGGTGCGGCCACGGATTTGAAAGGGAATTTCGTCATCGAGCGGCTGCAACCAGGCAGCTATAATCTGACGATCTTTTACCTCGGCTATATCACCGTCAAAAAGAGCAACGTCATTGTCAACCCGAATCGTTCTACCGTGCTGGAAGTGCAGATGGAGGAGACGGCGCTGGAGGTGGAGTCGGTCGAGGTGACGGCCAGCTATTTCCAGAAGGCGAAGGAGGCTGTGGTCAGCACTCGCAGCATGGATTTTGAAGAGATCCGCCGCAGCCCAGGCGACCTGGTGGATATTCAGCGGGCGGTGCAGGCGCTTCCCGCCGTGGTTTCGGGCAGCGACCAGATCAACGAGATCATCATTCGAGGCGGCTATCCTGGCGAAAATTTATTTTTGATGGACAATATCGAAATCCCCAATCCCAATCATTTCGCCATCCAGGGCGCTGGTGGCGGGCCGATCAACATGCTCAATAGCTACATGGTGCGCAACATTGATTTTTACGCAGGCGCCTTTTCCGCCAAATATGGGGACAAGGCGTCTTCGGTGATGGACATCTCGCTGCGGGATGGCTCGACCGAACGGTTTCGAGCCGAAGGCAGTCTCGGCATGGCGGGAGTCGGCGTGCTGGCCGAAGGACCGATTGGATCCAGTGGCAGTAGCTTCATCTTTTCCGCCCGTAAGAGTTATCTCGATCTCATCATTTCCTCGACGGGCCTGACTGCGGTCCCGCATTATTACAATTTGCAGGGCAAAATGACGCTCAACATCAATCCCCAGAATACGGTGTTCATCAATTCGGTCTATGGCAATGATAACATCAATATCGAAGAAGGCGACAAGGCGGGGTACGGTCGAGGCGCCGAAAATGTTGATACCAAAAATTCTACGTATGTGCTGGGATTGACCTGGCGGTCTTTCTGGGCGAAAAATTTCTACTCGTTGGTCACTGCTTCAGGCGTGCGCAATAACTTCTTTGTGGATGTGTATGAACGGCCTGCCCCCAAAATCAGGGACATTTATTTCACCAATAATTCCACCGAGTCGGAATACACTTTGAAATCCGATTTTGTCCTCCAGGCGCATAAAAATCTGGAGCTCAATTTCGGCGCTTCGCTCAAACGGGTGCAGTTCGATTATGACATCTGGGATGAGGCGGATACATTGTTCGTCTATGATTACCTCGGCCCCAATCCCAAAGCCATCATCGACACGTTCCAAATTTATCCCGAGCTGCGGATCAATCGCAACATCGGCTCATACAAAGGAGCGCTCTATGCCCAGGCTTCGCTGGATTTCTTAAAGCATTTTCGATTGACTTCAGGCGTACGTTACGATTATTTCGATTATAACCAGTTTTCATCCGTCAGCCCTCGATTGGGATTTTCTTATTTCGTCAACCCCAAATTGACGTTGAACCTGGCTTATGGCAAGCATTATCAATCGCCCGCTTACATCGAGCTGGCGGCGAATCCGCTCAATAAGGATTTGAAGAATAAATTTACGGATCAATATATCGCAGGCGTGGAATATCTGTTCAGGGACGACATCAAGCTGGTGGTGGAGGCCTATTACAAAAAATATTCCGATGTGCCGATGAACAAAACTTTGACGACGGTCGATCCGTTCGATTACAATGATCAGCGCTACGTCAATGCGGGCACGGCCGAGTCAAAGGGATTCGAGCTGTTCTTTCAGAAGAAAATCACCACAGGCTTCTCCGCCATTGTGAGCTATGCCCATTCGATCTCCCAGGCCACGGATCCCCGATTCAACACCAAATACAATTGGGATTACGACTACCGCAATGTGCTGACGCTGATCACGGGCTATAAGAAGAACTTGCAGAACAAGCTCTGGTTTGTGAATATGAAGCATAAGGCCTGGTTCAAGGCGTTGTCATGGTTGCCGTTTTTCCCTGCTGACGAAGTGGAACTGAGCGGCAAGTTCCGCTACCTGGGCGGTCGACCGTTCACCGCCCCTGTCTATTATCCGCACTTGCGCAAGTGGGTGGTGACCGAGCAACAGCAGCTCAATGCCGAGCGCTTTCCCGCCTACCATCGGCTCGATTTCCGCATCGACCGCCGCTTCATTTTTGACACCTGGAATTTGGTGATCTTTTTCGATCTGGTAAATATCTACAATCGGGACAATATCTGGGACTATAACTACAACGACGATGGGACTCGGGAGCGAGTGTTGCAGTATAAGACTTTGCCTGTCGGGGGAGTTTCAGTGGAGTTTTAA